GAGGAAGTCGAAATATAAAGAAGTCGATCAATATTAATGGCCTTCTGCAAATTTCTTTAACTGAAATAAATATTTCTATTTTCAAGTGGTTTTTAGTTGAGGAGATTTCGGTTCGACTATTAAAGAATAAATAGTGATTCCTAAGGACAAAATCAAATAAACGCCCATAATGATTGTGGATATTCCGCTTGTTCCAAACCATGAAAAATTCTGGATCCAAATAAAGCCCAATCCCATAATGAATTTAATTATCTCGGTATAAAGTGCAAGATCATTACCATCCAACAATGATGTGTATGCGAAAACATTAATGAATAAAAATAATGCGTATAAAAATATTATTGTCGGCCCGAACTGTGTGCTAATGATGAACAAATGGAACATAAATCCAAAGGTAATAAACATTTGAAGCCATCCCCAAATGATGAGGAGGGGTGAATTCACTGTTTTGTATTTGATTTGTTCCAATGGGTTTTCGATTGTTTTAACTGGATAATTTTGTGCCACATCTTCCGGCCGCCAGCCTGTGGGCATAAACCAGATCCGGATTTTATCCCGCCATTTTTCTGCATGAAAGGCATCCATGATTAACTGCCAAAGATGTTTAAAATTTATGATAATGGGATTCCATGTATTGGCAGGGCGAAGAATGCCATACACTGGTTTTACATCAGCCAACTCCGGCTGGAATGTGCCAAAAAGTTTATCCCAAATAATAAAGATTGCGCTATAATTCTTATCTAAATATTCTGGATTAATACCATGATGAACGCGATGGTGGGAAGGGGTAACAATCACTTTTTCCAGCCAGCCCATTTTATTAATTAAACGGGTGTGATACCAGAATTGAAGGAATAAATGAATGGGCCCTATGACCGCAAAGATGGAAGCGGGAACGCCAAGGATTGCGGCGGGAATCATGAAAATTGCGCCAAATTTAACGGTATCAGAAATAGATTGGCGAAGGGCGCAAGCCAAGTTGAATTCTTCACTGCTGTGATGAATAATGTGGCGATTCCAAAAAATATTGACACGGTGATTTAAGCGATGTAACCAATATCCCGTAAAATCCTGCACAATAAATGCAACGGTAACCGCCGCCCAAACGGGGTCCATTTTATAAATGACTATGTGATCAACCAGCCATGAATAACTGATTATTATAAGACCATATTTAAGCCCATCCCGGACTGTATTGGTGATGCCTGAACTTAAACTGGAAATCATGTCTGCCGGATTGTTTACTTGGATTCCCATTCTTTTAGCCGCAATTATTTCAATCCCAATCAAAATTGAAAAAATGGGTATGGCAACCATGAGTGATGAGATGTAAAAATTCATTATGCTATCGAATTAAGTGCGATTCGGT
The sequence above is drawn from the Candidatus Neomarinimicrobiota bacterium genome and encodes:
- a CDS encoding sterol desaturase family protein, which encodes MVAIPIFSILIGIEIIAAKRMGIQVNNPADMISSLSSGITNTVRDGLKYGLIIISYSWLVDHIVIYKMDPVWAAVTVAFIVQDFTGYWLHRLNHRVNIFWNRHIIHHSSEEFNLACALRQSISDTVKFGAIFMIPAAILGVPASIFAVIGPIHLFLQFWYHTRLINKMGWLEKVIVTPSHHRVHHGINPEYLDKNYSAIFIIWDKLFGTFQPELADVKPVYGILRPANTWNPIIINFKHLWQLIMDAFHAEKWRDKIRIWFMPTGWRPEDVAQNYPVKTIENPLEQIKYKTVNSPLLIIWGWLQMFITFGFMFHLFIISTQFGPTIIFLYALFLFINVFAYTSLLDGNDLALYTEIIKFIMGLGFIWIQNFSWFGTSGISTIIMGVYLILSLGITIYSLIVEPKSPQLKTT